In a genomic window of Chrysemys picta bellii isolate R12L10 chromosome 1, ASM1138683v2, whole genome shotgun sequence:
- the LOC135980986 gene encoding olfactory receptor 52E4-like: MSNSNRTDFINPSTFILLGIPGLEVAHIWMSIPFCVMYTIALLGNFTILFIVKREPSLHGPMFYFLCMLAVTDLVMSTSTVPKMLSIFWFNSREISFSACLTQMYFIHSFSGMESGVLVAMAFDRYVAICNPLRYSTILTNSVVAKIGLAVVLRSGILTLPYPFLASRWPYCRTNIIPHCYCRHIAVVKLACADIHISSYYGLFNLFLEIGMDVFFIAVSYILILRTIFRLPTKNARLKTFGTCISHLCAISALYIPDFFSSLTQWVGLYVHLRVLIATLYMLVPPVLHPIIYGVRTKQIRDRLLQLFTHKET, from the coding sequence ATGTCAAATTCCAACAGAACCGACTTCatcaacccctccaccttcatcctactTGGCATTCCTGGCCTAGAGGTAGCCCATATCTGGATGTCCATTCCCTTCTGTGTTATGTACACCATAGCTTTGTTGGGGAACTTCACTatcctgttcatcgtgaagagGGAGCCAAGCCTCCACGGGCCGATgttctatttcctctgcatgctggccgtcaccgacctggtcatgtccacatccactgtacccaaaatgctgagcatcttctggttcaattccagggagatcagtttcagtgcctgcctcacccagatgtacttcattcactcCTTCTCAGGGATGGAGTCTGGAGTACTTGtagccatggcttttgatcgctacgtggccatctgtaATCCTCTGAGATATTCCACAATCCTGACAAACTCTGTTGTGGCCAAGATAGGCCTGGCTGTGGTGCTGCGCAGTGGCATACTCACATTACCCTATCCCTTCCTGGCGAGCCgatggccatattgcagaaccaacatcattccCCACTGCTATTGTCGACATatagctgtggtgaagctggcctgcgctGACATCCACATCAGCAGTTACTATGGCCTGTTTAATCTTTTCCTTGAGATTGGaatggatgtgttttttattGCCGTGTCCTATATTCTAATCCTCCGGACCATCTTCCGCCTCCCCACAAAGAATGCCCGTCTGaaaacttttgggacctgcatctCTCATCTTTGTGCAATCTCAGCTTTGTACATCCCAGATTTCTTCTCATCTCTCACACAGTGGGTTGGCCTCTATGTGCATTTGCGCGTTCTCATTGCCACTCTGTACATGTTGGTGCCCCCCGTGCTCCACCCCATCATTtatggggtgaggaccaaacagatccgggacaggctgctccagctctttactCATAAAGAGACATAA